The Tenacibaculum sp. MAR_2010_89 genome has a window encoding:
- the aroC gene encoding chorismate synthase, which translates to MFNSFGNILKLTTFGESHGTAIGGIIDGFPAGVKVDFEAIQNELDRRKPGQSKIVTQRKEPDTVEFLSGVFEGLTTGASIGFVIKNTNQKSKDYNHNTNVYRPSHADYTYDKKYGVRDYRGGGRTSARETANWVVAGALAKQLIAHIDINAFTSSVGDIFMVKPYQELDFSKTESNIVRCPDEPSAEKMIEKIHEIRKQGDTIGGTITCVAQNIPVGLGEPIFHKLHAELGKAMLSINAVKGFEFGSGFCGAKMQGSEHNDVFNVDGTTQSNLSGGIQGGISNGMDIYFRVAFKPVATIMQNQATINSDGEATEIHGKGRHDPCVVPRAVPIVEALTAMVLADFWLLNKTRKII; encoded by the coding sequence ATGTTTAATTCATTTGGAAATATTTTAAAGTTAACCACTTTTGGGGAGTCACATGGTACTGCTATAGGGGGAATAATCGATGGTTTTCCTGCTGGAGTAAAAGTAGATTTTGAAGCTATTCAAAATGAATTGGATAGACGGAAGCCAGGACAGTCTAAAATTGTAACTCAACGTAAAGAACCTGATACTGTTGAATTTTTATCTGGTGTTTTTGAAGGACTTACAACAGGTGCTTCTATTGGTTTTGTAATTAAAAATACAAACCAAAAAAGTAAAGATTATAATCATAATACAAATGTATATCGTCCTTCTCATGCTGATTATACGTATGATAAGAAGTATGGAGTTAGAGATTATAGAGGAGGAGGAAGAACTTCTGCAAGAGAAACAGCGAATTGGGTTGTAGCAGGTGCATTAGCTAAACAATTAATAGCACATATTGATATTAATGCGTTTACATCTTCTGTAGGAGATATCTTTATGGTTAAACCTTATCAAGAACTTGATTTTTCGAAAACTGAAAGTAATATAGTTCGTTGTCCAGATGAACCTTCTGCTGAAAAAATGATTGAGAAAATTCATGAAATAAGAAAGCAAGGAGATACAATTGGAGGTACAATAACATGTGTAGCTCAAAATATTCCTGTAGGTTTAGGTGAGCCAATTTTTCATAAGTTACATGCAGAGTTAGGGAAAGCAATGCTTTCTATTAATGCAGTAAAAGGATTTGAGTTTGGTAGTGGTTTTTGTGGAGCAAAGATGCAAGGTTCTGAACACAATGATGTTTTTAATGTAGATGGAACCACACAATCAAATCTATCAGGTGGAATCCAAGGAGGTATATCTAATGGAATGGACATTTATTTTAGAGTAGCTTTTAAACCTGTAGCTACTATCATGCAAAATCAAGCGACTATTAATTCCGATGGAGAAGCCACAGAAATACATGGTAAAGGAAGACATGATCCATGTGTTGTGCCAAGAGCTGTACCTATTGTAGAAGCTTTAACTGCGATGGTCTTAGCCGATTTTTGGCTGCTTAACAAGACAAGAAAGATTATTTAA